In Actinomadura luteofluorescens, the sequence CGGCCGCCCCAGGTGGCGGCCTTGCAGTCGGAGCTCAGCTTGGACTCGGCCAGCGTGAAGGTGTACTTGCCCGACTTCAGCGTCTTGGTGGAGAACGCCTCGCCCTCGGTGATCGGGCGGGAGTCGTTCGAACGCGAGGCGAGCTTGGCGAAGCCCTCGCCGAGGTAGTCCGGCGCGTAGGCGGTCGGCACCGCCCGCTGCTGCGGCTTCGCCTCGTCGCCCCCGCCGGTCAGCAGGAGCACCGCGACCACCGCGACGACCACCGCGACCAGCGCGGCGGCCGCGCCGAGCAGCAGCTTCGGACTGGGGAGCCTGCGGCCGGACTTGTCCTCCGGCCAGAAGTCCCGCCGGCGGCCCTCGGCGGCCTCGGCGGAACCGGTGTCAGAAGCCTCGATCACAGCCCCGGAGCTTAGCGGTCCGGGTCCCCCTCGCGCGCCCAAAAGGGTGTTTCGCCCAGATTCCTTGGGCTACAGCCCGTTACTGCCGATCAGCGCGCCGAAGCCATAGGTGATCAACGCCGCGGCGGCGCCGAACAGCAGCTGCCGCGAACCGCCGAACCACCACGCGCGGGCCGTGATCCGCGACACCAGTGCCCCGGCGCTGAAGAGCCCGAGCGCCGCGATGCCCGCCGCGGGCCACAGGCTGGTCGCGCCCAGCAGGTACGGCAGCACCGGCAGCAGCGCGCCGACCGCGAACGACAGGAACGACGAGCCCGCCGCCAGGAGCGGCGAGGGCAGGTCGCCGAGCGTCACCCCGAGCTCCTCCCGGGTGTGGACCTCCAGGGCCTCGTCGGGGTCGCGGGACAGCTGCCGCGCGACCTCGGCGGCCGTCTCGGGGTCGACGCCGCGCGCCTCGAAGACCTCGGCCAGCTCCCGCTGCTCGGCCACCGGGTGGCGGGCCAGCTCCAGCCGCTCCACCTCGATCTCCGCCTGCGCCAGCTCCGACTGCGAGGCGACCGAGATGTACTCCCCCGCCGCCATCGAGAACGCGCCCGCCGCCAGGCCCGCGAGGCCCGCCAGCAGCACGACCTTCTGGGTCGCCTGGCCGCCCGCGACCCCGGCGATCAGAGCGAAGTTGGAGACCAGCCCGTCCATCGCGCCGAACACCGCCGGCCGCAGCCAGCCGCCGGTGACGTCCCGGTGCTGGTGGTGCTGCTCCGGCCGCACGCCGTGCTTCTCGCCTGTTTCGGACACCGTCGCCGTTTCCTACTTCCCGTCCTTGACGGGCTCCCCCTTCTCCACCCGGTCGTGGTCGGCGGCACCGTCGGCCTCATTCTCCCCGGCCTCGTCCGCCGCCTCCCCGGCGGGGGCCTCGCTGCGGGCCTCCGACTCGGGCTCCGCATCGGCCCCGGCCACCGGCTCGGGCTCGCCCTCCGGCTCGGCCGCCTCACCGGCCTTCGCCTCCGGCTCCGGATCCTCTTCCGCGGTCTCAGGGGCGGGCTCGGGCTCCTCGACGGCCGTCGCCTCCGGCTCCCCGCCGTCCGGCTCGGGCGCCGCCTCCGGCTCCCCGGCCTCCGGGGCCCGGGCCTCGTCCTCCGCGGCCTCGGGCTTCGCCGCCTCGTCCTTCGCCGCGGGCTCCACGACCGGTGCCTCGTCCGCGGGCTCCGCGGCCGTTTCGGCGGTGCCGTCGTCCGGCGTCCCGGGCTTCGCCGCGGACTCCTCCGCTACGGGGACGTCGCCGGGCGCCGCGACCGGGGCGCCGACGTTCTCGGGGCCGGTGCGGCCTCGGGCCATGTACAGGTAGGCGACCGCGCAGACGAAGACGACGATGGACGTCCAGTCGTTGAGCCGCAGCCCGAGGACGTGGTGGGCGTCGTCGATGCGCAGCGCCTCGATCCAGCCGCGCCCGACCGTGTAGGCGGCGACGTAGAGGGCGAACGCGCGGCCGTGCGTGAGCT encodes:
- the lgt gene encoding prolipoprotein diacylglyceryl transferase, which encodes MHPVAYIPSPSQGVWHLGPVPLRAYAIMIILGIVAAVWLGERRWAAKGGTPGVIIDVAVWAVPFGLVGGRLYHVVTDYQRYFGEGGDPVRALEIWKGGLGIWGAVALGAVGAIIGCRRRGISVLALGDAVAPGIALAQGIGRWGNYWNQELYGRPLDTFWALKIDENHRPMLDGGPGLDPKYADVATYHPTFLYESLWCVGVAILVIWADRRYKLTHGRAFALYVAAYTVGRGWIEALRIDDAHHVLGLRLNDWTSIVVFVCAVAYLYMARGRTGPENVGAPVAAPGDVPVAEESAAKPGTPDDGTAETAAEPADEAPVVEPAAKDEAAKPEAAEDEARAPEAGEPEAAPEPDGGEPEATAVEEPEPAPETAEEDPEPEAKAGEAAEPEGEPEPVAGADAEPESEARSEAPAGEAADEAGENEADGAADHDRVEKGEPVKDGK
- a CDS encoding VIT1/CCC1 transporter family protein gives rise to the protein MSETGEKHGVRPEQHHQHRDVTGGWLRPAVFGAMDGLVSNFALIAGVAGGQATQKVVLLAGLAGLAAGAFSMAAGEYISVASQSELAQAEIEVERLELARHPVAEQRELAEVFEARGVDPETAAEVARQLSRDPDEALEVHTREELGVTLGDLPSPLLAAGSSFLSFAVGALLPVLPYLLGATSLWPAAGIAALGLFSAGALVSRITARAWWFGGSRQLLFGAAAALITYGFGALIGSNGL